The Syntrophaceae bacterium DNA segment TGCGACCGCGACTCCCTTGCGGGGGCCCTCCTGGCGGCCGAGCGGGGGATCATCATCCCGGTTCTGGTCGGCCCCGAGGAGAAAATTCGCCACACCGCCGTGGAGACGGGGATCGACCTGGGGGGCCAGCGGATCGTCGCGGTGCCCCACAGCCACGCGGCGGCGGCGAAGGCCGTCGAGATGGCCCGCCGGGGCGAGGTGGAGTCGATCATGAAGGGGAGCCTCCACACCGACGAGCTGATGGGGGCCGTCGTGCCGTCCGCCTCGGGACTCCGGACCGGACGGCGGATCAGCCACGCCTTTATCCTGGATGTTCCCGCCTACCCCAAGATGCTCATGATGACCGACGCGGCGGTCAACCTCTTTCCCGGACTCGAGGACAAGCGGGACATCATCCAGAACGCCATCGATCTGGCGGTGGTGCTGGGGATCGCGACGCCGCGGGTGGGCATCCTCTCCGCCGTGGAGACGGTCACCTCCCGGATCCCCTCCACGCTCGACGCGGCGGCCCTGTGCAAGATGGCCGACCGGGGCCAGATCCGGGGCGGCATCCTCGACGGACCGCTGGCTTACGACAATGCCATCAGCGCCCGGGCCGCGAAGACCAAGGGAATCGAATCCCCCGTCAGCGGCGAGGCGGACATCCTCCTGGCACCGGACATCGAGTCGGCCAACATGCTCCTGAAGCAGCTCACCTACCTGGCGGGGGCGGAAGGCGCCGGGATCGTGCTGGGAACCCGGGTCCCGATCATCCTCACCAGCCGGGCCGACTCCGTGCGGACGAGGCTGGCCTCGGCGGCTCTCATGGCCATTGTCGCCCGGACGGCCCGGGGGCCGGCCGCCCTTCCAGCGACGTGAGGGAAGACGGCCGTCAACGGGGGCACAGCAGGGAACACCCATGAAATTTCTTCCTTCCGTCCTCAGCTCCTTTCTCGACAGCGAGAGCACCCGGCAAAACACCCGGATGCTCCTGCGCTACTGCCTCGTCCTGTTCACCATGGTCACCGTCTACAGCGTGATCTTCCATCTGATCATGGCGGCGGAGGGACAGGATCATTCCTGGATCACCGGGTTCTACTGGACCCTGGTCGTCATGAGCACCCTCGGGTTCGGCGACATCACCTTCCATTCGGACCTGGGGCGCCTCTTCTCCATCCTGGTCCTTTTCTCCGGGGTCATCTTCCTCCTGGTCCTGCTCCCCTTCACGTTCATCAAGTTCTTCTTCGCACCCTGGATCGAGGCGGAGACCCGCAAGCGCTATCCCCGCGAGCTGCCGCCGGGAACGAGGAACCACGTCATCATCACGTCCCACGATGCGGTCACCGCGGCGCTGATCGAGAAACTGAAGACCTACAAGCGGGAATATGTCGTCGTCGTCGATGAGTACGAAAAGTCCAAGGACCTGTACGACGCAGGCGTGCGGGTCGCCATCGGCCACATCGACGACCCGGAGACATACCGGAAGATGCGGGCCGACCGGGCCGCCCTCGTTGTCGCCACCAACCGCGACGAGGTGAATACCAACATTGCCTTCACCGTCCGGGAACTGAACGAGACGGTCCCCATCATCGCCACCGCCGATTCCCCCCATTCCGTGGACATCCTTTACCTCGCGGGGTGTTCGCGGGTCCTCGAACTGACGGAGATTCTGGGACGCTCCCTGGCGGGGTGGACCCTGGGCGGCGACTTCCGGTCCAACATCCTGGGGCGTTTCGACAACCTCCTGATCGCCCAGGCCCCCGCCGTCAGCACTCCCCTGGTGGGAAAGACCCTGGCCGAGAGCCGGCTTCGGGAGAAGATCGGAGTGGCCGTCGTCGCCATCTGGGAGCGGGGCCGGATCGAGGTGCCCGGACCGGATACGGTGATCCAGCGCTCCACCTCCCTGCTGTTTGCCGGCACGGAGGAGCAGATCGCCCATTATGACGAGGTGTATTCTTTCTATCAACTGAGTCGCCATGCCGGCGATGCGGTGATCATCATCGGCGGCGGGCGTGTCGGGAAAGCCATCGGCGAGCAGTTCAAGGAGCGGGGCGTGGACTTTCTCATCATTGAAAAGAACCCCCGGCGGACCGAGGAAGACGCCCTTTACATCACCGGAGACGCCGCGGACATCGGAACCCTCAAAAAGGCCTGGATCGAAAAGGCTCCCGCCGCCCTGATCACCACCCATGACGACGCGACGAACATCTACCTGACGAAGTATCTCCGGAGCCTGCGTCCGGACATGCAGATCATCTGCCGGGCCAACGCCGACAGGAACATCTCGACCCTGCACCGCGCGGGAGCGGATTTCGTCATGTCCTATGCCTCCCTGGGGGCCGATGCCATCTTCCATTACATGGGAAGGGAAGACATGTTCCTCCTCGCGGAGGGACTCAATATTTTCCGGCTTCCCACGCCCCCCTCCCTCGTGGGGAAAACCCTCGCCCAGTCCCGGGTGCGCCCGCTTACGGGGTGCACCGTTGTCGGCATCCGGAAAGAAGGCGGCGATGTGACCATCAATCCGGATCCGTTCCTGCTCGTGGAGGAAAACTCCGAGCTGATCCTGATCGGTACCCCGGACGCGGAGCTGACGTTCTCCCGCACCTACCTGTGAGGATCCCGAAAGCCGGGATTCCGAAAGACGGTTGAAAACGTCCGCCCTTTCGGGTACCTTTGAACAACTATTTTGTACAGGGAGAGACTCGTTCATGAAGCAGCTGTACCTGTCGGAAACGAACCGGAAAATCGGCGGTGTCTGCGGAGGGGTCGGGGAATATTTCGATCGGGATCCCACCTTCATCCGGATCCTTTTTGTTCTGCTGACCCTGTTTTCCTTCGGATTCGGGATCCTGGCCTATATCGCCATGTGGCTCATCATTCCCAGGCGGCCGGAGGGGATCCCGCAGGATTGACGGATTCCGGCGGACCGGGTCGGAAGAAGATCGGTGGACGGCACCGGGATGGGCCATGGAGCATGAAAGGAGAAACGACATGAAACGAATCGGAAGCCTGGCAGCGGTTGCAATGGTCCTGGCGCTTCTGTGCGGCTGTGCCGCCTTTGCCGGGAAGGCCGGCCAGATCAAGGCGGACGTGGAGGCGGCCCGCATGTTCGAAGCGGACTCCTGCCGTGCCGATTATGCCTGGTATGCAAGCGGCTCCCACACGTATCCGAATGCGATCATCGGGATCCGGAAGGACCTGAAGCTCGTGGACGACACGCTGTGGCGGCGGCTGGAAATGAATCCCAAAACGTGCCGCGAACTGGTGACCGGGGTCCAGGACAGGGCCCGGGAGGTCGGCCAGATGCCTTACGGCTTTTCGATCCTCAACGACCGGGGGGAGCGGATCGGGATCTGGTATTCCATCCTTCCGGCCCGGACGGGGGCCCGGATGCTGGATGACAAAACGGTGCTCCTGTACACGCCAGACATCGACACCTACGATCGGTATGAAAAGGACCGCGGGGACTAGCCCCGCGTTTTATCCGGACCGGCCGGCGGAGAGGAGGCAGAGATGAAAGAGCGTCTGAATGCACTGGAAGTGGCCCTGAACAACGAGATGCAGGAGCACCGGTTCTACCTGGAACACGCCCGGAAAAGCACGAATCCCGTGGGAAGGGCGATGTTCGAGCAGATCGCCGCAGAAGAAATGGAGCACTATGCGCGGCTCAGGGAGCTGCACGGGAAATGGCTGAAGGAAGAAAAGTGGCCCGAGACCGTGCCCCTGAACGTGAAGGACACGGCGGTGAAGGACGTCCTGGCGAAGATGGTCCGGGAGGCCGGCCGGGGGCCTGCCGGCGACAAAGGCGACATGGAGGCCCTCGAGACGGCGATCGAGTTCGAGGCCAACGGAGCGCTTTATTACGCCCGGCTCCGGGACCAGGTGACGGATCCCCGCGAGAAAGCCTTCTTCAACCTCCTGGCCGACATCGAGCACGAACACTTCGTCTCGCTGAAGGATACGCAGGAATACCTGGCCGATCCGGCCGGCTGGTTCCGAATGAGGGAGAAGGGCGGTCTCGACGGGGGATGACCAGGAAGGATGGCCCGGCAGTTCGAATGGCCGGTTCCGTTACTTCCGGGCTCCCTTCATCTCCGACAACAGTTCACAAGCGCGCCGGTTCTTCAGAACGCAGGCGCTCTCCAGGTCCCGCCTAGCCTGATCGAAGCGGCCCGATTTCCGGCAAGCGAGGGCCCGGTTGTAAATGGCATCGCTGTAGTCGGGTTTCAGCCGCAGGGCGGCGTCGTAGTCGGAGATGGCCAGTTCGGCGCGCTGGATCGCTTCATACGTCAGGCCGCGTCCGTTGTAAGCCTCTGCGAATGTAGGATCCAGTTCGATGGAACGGCTGTAGTTCGCCACGGCAATCTCCAGCATTCCCTTTGCCAAATATTCGTTGGCCTTCTCGAAGTATTTCCGGGCCTCCACCCGGTCGCCGGGAAGCGCGGGGGCCGTCGTCAGCGGCTCCCGCCGCGGCGCGGATTCCGTGTCGGGGCTTACGCGCGGCGGCTCGACCGCCGGCGCCGGGGGGTCCGGACGAACGGGAGGCGGCGCGGTCCGGATGGCTTCTTCCGGATCAGGTTCTTCCTGAAGCTCTCCCCAGGTAATCCCGCCCGTTTTTTTTACCGGTCCGTTCTTTGCCTCGCCTGACGCCGGTGCTCTCCTGACGGAGAGGGCCGCCGGCTGGGCCGCCTTCGAGGCGTTCGCGGGCGGTTCCGTCCACGTGGGAAGCGCCGCCGGTCCGGGCTTCGGCTTGCAGACATCGTTGCGGCAGGGGACCGCCGGTGAAGGTTCGGCCGGTTTGGCCGACTTGACGGGTTCGGCGGCGGGGGGCTGCCGGACCGCTTCGGCCGCTTTGGGCGGCCCCACCGGTTCCGTGCTCGTTACATCGGGAAAGAAAATTTTGCCTTTTGCGGAGGTTTCCGGCTTCGGGGCGGGGGTCGCCCGCTCCGCAGGCGGGGGAGCCGGAGGTTTCGCCGCCACCGGTGGCGTCCGGGATTTCGCCGTCGACACTCCGGTCCGCTCAACCGCCGTATATTTGGAAACTCCCTGCTCTTTCAGGCGAATCGCCTGCTTCCCGGCCGCCGCTTCGTCGGCGTACGGTCCCACGTACACCCTCCACCAGGTTCCCTTCCGGGGCAGGACGACTTTCCGGGAATACGCCGGCCATCCTTTTGCGGCCAGCTGCCGGATGTGCTTGATCGCATGGATTTCCTGCCGGAACGACGAAATGTGGATGCTGAAGGCGCCGTCCGCTGCCGGGGCGACCGCCGCAGCAAGCGCTCCCGGTGAGGAGCAGAAAAAGACAAGCAGGACGGCGCAGACCCAGAGACGGGCGGCCTTCAGCAATCCGCAGTGCATGACGGGGTGTTCATTCTGCCGTGCCATGGATGCATCCTCCTGACCGCGGGTGCGGATGCCCGTTCCTATACCACAACGCGGCCCTGTCTTCACGGGTTTCGCGGCCCTTCTTCCTCCGGCCCGGATGCCGGAGAAGCCGTTTCCAGCGCCTCGATCCGCTGGCCGAGGTCGCTCCAGCGTTCGTAAAGCGCCTCCAGGTCGACCTGGAGGCGCCGCAATTCGCCATGGAGAATCTTCGCCCGGTCCCCGTTCCGGAGGACCGCGGGGTCGCACAGCATCTCCTCGCGGGACGTTCTGTCCGCCTCCAGGGTGCCGATTCGCTCCTCCGTCTGCGTGAACTCCTTCTTCAGGGCGCTCCGGGTGCGATACAGGCGGTTCCGCTCCTCCGCTGCGAGACGGCGTGCTTCCTTCTGCGGCAGCTCCCGGATTCCCTCCGCCGTCGGTCCCGCCCCATCCTTTTCCCCGGCTTGCTCGATCGCCCGCTTCTCGATGAAATACGAGTAGTTTCCAGCATATTCGTGGAGGCATCCGTCCCGGATTTCGAGGACCCGGTTCACCATGCGGTCAAGGAAGAAGCGGTCGTGGGAGACGATGATGACAGAGCCCGAGTATTGAAGGAGGGCGTCCTGGAACAAATCCTTTGTCTTGACATCCAGGTGGTTCGTCGGCTCGTCGAGAATGAGGAGGTTCGTGTCCTGGAGGATCAGCTTCAGGAGGGCCAGGCGGGATTTTTCGCCGCCCGAGAGAACCCGGACGGGCTTGTGGATGTCGTCTCCGGAAAAGAGAAACGCCCCCAGGAGGTTCCTTCGTTCCTGGTCGGTGCCGCGGGTCCCGGCGTCGCGGACCTCTTCCCAGGCGGTCCGCCCGTAGTCCAGGTTTTCCGCGCTCTCCTGGGAAAAGAAGCCGATCTGCACGTTCAGGCCGCGGTCGACGGCGCCCGACGAAGGCTCCTCGTCTCCGCTCAGGATTCTCGTCAAGGTGGATTTCCCGGAACCGTTGACGCCGACCAGGGCCATCCGGTCGCCTCGCGCGACGGTGAAGCGGAGGCCGCGGAAAACCTCCAGCGGGCCGTAGGATTTCGAGAGATCGCGGACGGTCAGGACCTCGCGTCCGCTCCGGGGCGCTTCGGGGAAACGGATCGTGACCGTCCGCGCATCTCCAGGGTCCTCGAAGACCTCCAGGCGCTCCAGCCGCTTGATGCGGCTCTGGACCTGCCTGGCCTTGGTGGCCTTGTAGCGGAAGCGCTCGACGAACTCCCAGGTCCGCCGGATCTCGCCCTCCCGGCGCAGCCGCTCCTGCTCCAGGGCTTCCCTCCGGCGCTCCCGTTCAGCCAGGAATGCCGTGTAGCCGCCCTTGAAGACGGATATCCTGCCGCCTGCCAGTTCTGCGATCTGGTCGACCATGCGGTCCAGGAAAATCCGGTCGTGAGAGACGGTAATCAGTGTCCCCGGGTAATTCCCGAGATACCCCTCGAGCCACTCCATGCTCTCCGTGTCCAGGTGGTTCGTCGGCTCATCCAGAAGCATGACGGCCGGATCGGAGAGAAGGATGACCGACAGGAGGATCCGCATCTTCCAGCCGCCGGAAAAATCGGAGCAGGCCTTGCCGAAATCGTTCTCCCGGAAGCCGAGGCCGCGAAGAACCTGCCGCGCCCGGGACTCGAAGCCGTAGCCGCCCCGGTTGCGGAACACCGTAAGCAGGTTTTCGTATCGTTCCAGGACGGCCGTCGGGGGGGAAGAATGGCTGGAGATTTCCTCTTCGCAGAGACGGATGGAACGTTCCAGGTCCCCCATGCCCGTGCGGTCCTTGATGTAGTCCGTCAGAGGAACCGCTTCGAGTTCCACCAGGTCCTGGGGAAGGTATCCGACGGCCCGGTCCCGGCGGCCGGCCACGTCGATGGAACCCTCGTCCGGCTCGACCTGGCCCAGGATGGCCCGAAGCAGCGTGGTTTTGCCGGTTCCGTTGTCCCCTACGAGCCCGATCCGGCTCCGTTCGGTGATGGTCCAGTCGATGCCGCCGAAGAGGACCTTGGCTCCGAAGGAGAGGCGGAGGTTCCGTATGAAAATCAAATGGATGACCGCCTTACTTGGTTTTTTGCATCTGGGCGATCAGGTCCTCGAGGGAGGAATTCTCTTCGATGGTGAGATGGTAGTCTCCCGCCTCTGCGTCCGCCGCTTGACCGGTCTCCTTGAGTGGCGTGATGGGAAAGAGCGTCTCCTGCTCATTTTCGCCGGGTACAGGCGCTGCGGGCGTTTGCCGTCGGGCTGTTCCCGAACGGAGGATCGGCGGCGTGTAGTCGGGAGATTCCGGCGGCAGTGCGGAGGGACGGAAGACCGACGAGGGGGGTACAAACTGGTTCCGGTAGTTCAGATAATCCGTCAGGTAGGCTTCACTGGTGAACATCCCTTCACCCTTGGCGGTCTGCATGGCGCTCTCGATCTGGGAGACCTTGTTGTCCCGGATGAGTGAACGGATTGCCTGGTTGCTCCGCATGATCGTCAGCAGCGGGACCTGGAAGCCGGTGCTTTCCAGGAACTGCAGGTGCTGAACGACGATCAGGAGCAGGCTCGTCGAGAGCTGGTTGCGGACCTCCGTCTGGGCCTCGATGGGGAAGGCGTTGCAGATGCGGTAGATGGCCTCCTCGGGGGTGGCGGAGTGCAGCGAGGCGATGACCAGGTGTCCCGACTCGGCCGCGTCGAGGGTCAGGCGCATGACCTGGCGTTCCCGGAGCTCGCCGACGACGATGACGTCCGGGTCCTCCCGCAGGACGTCCAGGAGTCCCTGCTCGAAGGAAATCATGTGGGTCCCCAGTTCCCGCTGTTCCACGAAGGAGCGCTTGGAGGTGAAGCGGTACTCGATGGGATCCTCCAGGGTGATGATGTGGACGGGGCGGGTCTCGTTGACCTCTTCCACCATGGCCGCGATCGTTGTGGATTTTCCGCTGCCGGTGGGACCGCAGACAAGGATCAGTCCCGCCTCGTTGTGGCAGTACTGCTGGATGGTGGGATGGATGTTCAGGTTGTTCAGCCGCGGTACCGTTCCCGGCAGCAGGCGGACGGCGAGGCTGAAGCCCCGGAGGGTCACGAAGGCGTTCATCCGCAGACGCGAATTGCTGACGGTCCGGGCAAAGTCGACGGACAGGCGTGTTCTGAGCCGGTGGAGAAGTTCCCCCTTGACCAGCCAGGCAATGAGGTTGTCCATGTCCTCGTGGGTCCAGCTGAGACGGTGGTCGAACTGGATGCGTCCATTCTTCCGGAAGACCAGGGGGGAACCGCCGCAGATGTGAATATCCGAATAGCCCTCCCGCATGGCCATGGCGATCAATTCCTTAAACTGCTTTTCCAGTACCGCTGAACTTCTTTTATTCATGGTTTAGGCTCCTATGTAGGCCCGTTTGACCTCTTCGTTGTGGAGCAGGTTGTCCGCCGTTCCTTCCAGCGTAATCCGGCCGTTTTCCATAACATAACCCCGGTGGGCCACCCGAAGGGCCATATGGGCATTCTGCTCCACCAGGAAGATGGGTGTTCCGTTCTCGTGGTTGATTTTCCGGATGATCTCGAAAATCAGTTTCACGTACATCGGCGCCAGTCCCAGGGAAGGTTCGTCCATCAGGAGCAGGCGCGGCCTCGCCATGAGCGCCCGGGAGATGGCCAGCATCTGCTGTTCCCCGCCGCTCAAGGTCCCGCCGGGCTGGTGGCGGCGCTGGGCGAGAATCGGGAACAGGTCGAAGACGTACTCCAGGTCCTTCCGGATGCCGTCCCGGTCTTTCCGCAGAAAGGCGCCCATGTCCAGGTTCTCCGTGACCGTCAGGTGCGGAAAGATCCTCCGCCCCTCGGGGACCTGGGAGAGCCCCAGGGCGACAATGGCGTCGGGACTCAGCTGTGTGAGCGGCCGGTTCATGAACAGAATCTCCCCGGAACGCGGGGGCACGATTCCCGAGATGGACATCAGGGTCGTCGTTTTTCCCGCCCCGTTGGCCCCGATGAGGGTGATGATCTCCCCTTCCCGGAGGATCATGTTCACGTCCTTCAGGGCCTGAATGTTGCCATAATACGTCTGGACGTTTCTCAATTCCAGCATGAATTCAACCCGCCGATCCGTATAGCAGGAAAATGCTATAAAACCAATTGCCGATCCCGTCAAGCATCGAACTCTTCCCCGAGGTATGCCTTGATCACAACCGGATTTTCCCAGATCTCCGCCGCGGTTCCCTCGGCGATTTTCTTTCCGTAGTCCAGGACAAAGATCCGGTTGGAGATGCTCATGACCATTCTCATG contains these protein-coding regions:
- a CDS encoding PspC domain-containing protein, whose protein sequence is MKQLYLSETNRKIGGVCGGVGEYFDRDPTFIRILFVLLTLFSFGFGILAYIAMWLIIPRRPEGIPQD
- a CDS encoding ABC-F family ATP-binding cassette domain-containing protein, whose protein sequence is MIFIRNLRLSFGAKVLFGGIDWTITERSRIGLVGDNGTGKTTLLRAILGQVEPDEGSIDVAGRRDRAVGYLPQDLVELEAVPLTDYIKDRTGMGDLERSIRLCEEEISSHSSPPTAVLERYENLLTVFRNRGGYGFESRARQVLRGLGFRENDFGKACSDFSGGWKMRILLSVILLSDPAVMLLDEPTNHLDTESMEWLEGYLGNYPGTLITVSHDRIFLDRMVDQIAELAGGRISVFKGGYTAFLAERERRREALEQERLRREGEIRRTWEFVERFRYKATKARQVQSRIKRLERLEVFEDPGDARTVTIRFPEAPRSGREVLTVRDLSKSYGPLEVFRGLRFTVARGDRMALVGVNGSGKSTLTRILSGDEEPSSGAVDRGLNVQIGFFSQESAENLDYGRTAWEEVRDAGTRGTDQERRNLLGAFLFSGDDIHKPVRVLSGGEKSRLALLKLILQDTNLLILDEPTNHLDVKTKDLFQDALLQYSGSVIIVSHDRFFLDRMVNRVLEIRDGCLHEYAGNYSYFIEKRAIEQAGEKDGAGPTAEGIRELPQKEARRLAAEERNRLYRTRSALKKEFTQTEERIGTLEADRTSREEMLCDPAVLRNGDRAKILHGELRRLQVDLEALYERWSDLGQRIEALETASPASGPEEEGPRNP
- a CDS encoding ABC transporter ATP-binding protein — its product is MLELRNVQTYYGNIQALKDVNMILREGEIITLIGANGAGKTTTLMSISGIVPPRSGEILFMNRPLTQLSPDAIVALGLSQVPEGRRIFPHLTVTENLDMGAFLRKDRDGIRKDLEYVFDLFPILAQRRHQPGGTLSGGEQQMLAISRALMARPRLLLMDEPSLGLAPMYVKLIFEIIRKINHENGTPIFLVEQNAHMALRVAHRGYVMENGRITLEGTADNLLHNEEVKRAYIGA
- a CDS encoding bifunctional enoyl-CoA hydratase/phosphate acetyltransferase — translated: MESHRSVTNVPFEEIRVGAAEEWTVVLNRTQVDLMALVSGDVDSFHLAPETGGGDPKRIETTEAAGSEALLSDLIGTRLPGPGTKILSRDMRYAGDVRVGDSLTARVTVTAKHDTGRRVILDCRVVNQEGRELVAGTTVVEAPEKRLAYNEVAPAHLELRRRDVFVNLFRACSACGPVTCAVAHPCDRDSLAGALLAAERGIIIPVLVGPEEKIRHTAVETGIDLGGQRIVAVPHSHAAAAKAVEMARRGEVESIMKGSLHTDELMGAVVPSASGLRTGRRISHAFILDVPAYPKMLMMTDAAVNLFPGLEDKRDIIQNAIDLAVVLGIATPRVGILSAVETVTSRIPSTLDAAALCKMADRGQIRGGILDGPLAYDNAISARAAKTKGIESPVSGEADILLAPDIESANMLLKQLTYLAGAEGAGIVLGTRVPIILTSRADSVRTRLASAALMAIVARTARGPAALPAT
- a CDS encoding PilT/PilU family type 4a pilus ATPase: MNKRSSAVLEKQFKELIAMAMREGYSDIHICGGSPLVFRKNGRIQFDHRLSWTHEDMDNLIAWLVKGELLHRLRTRLSVDFARTVSNSRLRMNAFVTLRGFSLAVRLLPGTVPRLNNLNIHPTIQQYCHNEAGLILVCGPTGSGKSTTIAAMVEEVNETRPVHIITLEDPIEYRFTSKRSFVEQRELGTHMISFEQGLLDVLREDPDVIVVGELRERQVMRLTLDAAESGHLVIASLHSATPEEAIYRICNAFPIEAQTEVRNQLSTSLLLIVVQHLQFLESTGFQVPLLTIMRSNQAIRSLIRDNKVSQIESAMQTAKGEGMFTSEAYLTDYLNYRNQFVPPSSVFRPSALPPESPDYTPPILRSGTARRQTPAAPVPGENEQETLFPITPLKETGQAADAEAGDYHLTIEENSSLEDLIAQMQKTK
- a CDS encoding tetratricopeptide repeat protein; its protein translation is MARQNEHPVMHCGLLKAARLWVCAVLLVFFCSSPGALAAAVAPAADGAFSIHISSFRQEIHAIKHIRQLAAKGWPAYSRKVVLPRKGTWWRVYVGPYADEAAAGKQAIRLKEQGVSKYTAVERTGVSTAKSRTPPVAAKPPAPPPAERATPAPKPETSAKGKIFFPDVTSTEPVGPPKAAEAVRQPPAAEPVKSAKPAEPSPAVPCRNDVCKPKPGPAALPTWTEPPANASKAAQPAALSVRRAPASGEAKNGPVKKTGGITWGELQEEPDPEEAIRTAPPPVRPDPPAPAVEPPRVSPDTESAPRREPLTTAPALPGDRVEARKYFEKANEYLAKGMLEIAVANYSRSIELDPTFAEAYNGRGLTYEAIQRAELAISDYDAALRLKPDYSDAIYNRALACRKSGRFDQARRDLESACVLKNRRACELLSEMKGARK
- a CDS encoding ferritin family protein encodes the protein MKERLNALEVALNNEMQEHRFYLEHARKSTNPVGRAMFEQIAAEEMEHYARLRELHGKWLKEEKWPETVPLNVKDTAVKDVLAKMVREAGRGPAGDKGDMEALETAIEFEANGALYYARLRDQVTDPREKAFFNLLADIEHEHFVSLKDTQEYLADPAGWFRMREKGGLDGG
- a CDS encoding potassium channel protein; protein product: MKFLPSVLSSFLDSESTRQNTRMLLRYCLVLFTMVTVYSVIFHLIMAAEGQDHSWITGFYWTLVVMSTLGFGDITFHSDLGRLFSILVLFSGVIFLLVLLPFTFIKFFFAPWIEAETRKRYPRELPPGTRNHVIITSHDAVTAALIEKLKTYKREYVVVVDEYEKSKDLYDAGVRVAIGHIDDPETYRKMRADRAALVVATNRDEVNTNIAFTVRELNETVPIIATADSPHSVDILYLAGCSRVLELTEILGRSLAGWTLGGDFRSNILGRFDNLLIAQAPAVSTPLVGKTLAESRLREKIGVAVVAIWERGRIEVPGPDTVIQRSTSLLFAGTEEQIAHYDEVYSFYQLSRHAGDAVIIIGGGRVGKAIGEQFKERGVDFLIIEKNPRRTEEDALYITGDAADIGTLKKAWIEKAPAALITTHDDATNIYLTKYLRSLRPDMQIICRANADRNISTLHRAGADFVMSYASLGADAIFHYMGREDMFLLAEGLNIFRLPTPPSLVGKTLAQSRVRPLTGCTVVGIRKEGGDVTINPDPFLLVEENSELILIGTPDAELTFSRTYL